The following proteins are encoded in a genomic region of Cervus elaphus chromosome 15, mCerEla1.1, whole genome shotgun sequence:
- the KLLN gene encoding killin, whose amino-acid sequence MSDHKRSRRLDCMSLRREIPPLHPPPPVSSRCELKADLRRWNASCSPCIPPGEPRISLLGVPVGFTASNSSSILRSCSTRPFWTAVKTSLGESPRSQEAAAPVSGRSRGGFKRRWRDTRATVGTTFRRRSRVLLVGELSKFPLPYDSCRGKCFASFARSAPALYGQRDPRASRVSMEEQAQTSLPLERCRGWRRRSWLHKHPHPSTCPRLPSPWLLPLILTDLGARVPKLVAPFARYPQSKLEDRNLGLRALESLALPSQPWEKGLDFRGLAHLSL is encoded by the exons ATGTCGGATCATAAGCGTTCGCGGCGACTTGACTGCATGAGCCTTCGCCGAGAAATCCCACCTCTCCACCCACCCCCGCCCGTGTCCTCAAGGT GTGAGCTGAAAGCGGATCTCCGAAGATGGAATGCatcctgcagcccctgcattcCCCCCGGAGAGCCGAGAATCTCTCTCCTCGGGGTTCCAGTTGGGTTCACCGCTTCCAATTCAAGCTCGATCCTTAGAAGCTGCTCGACCCGCCCCTTTTGGACCGCTGTGAAAACCTCGCTGGGTGAATCGCCCCGGAGCCAG GAAGCTGCAGCCCCTGTGAGTGGGCGGAGCCGAGGAGGGTTCAAAAGGAGGTGGAGGGATACGCGGGCCACAGTCGGAACTACTTTCAGGAGGAGGTCACGTGTACTTCTAGTTGGGGAACTTTCCAAATTCCCACTCCCATATGATAGCTGTAGAGGCAAGTGCTTCGCTTCCTTTGCCCGGAGTGCTCCCGCCTTGTACGGGCAGCGGGACCCCAGAGCCTCCCGCGTCTCGATGGAAGAACAGGCTCAGACGAGCCTCCCACTGGAGCGCTGTCGGGGCTGGCGCCGGAGGAGCTGGTTACACAAGCACCCACATCCAAGCACGTGCCCCCGCCTTCCCTCACCTTGGCTGCTGCCGCTGATTCTTACAGATCTCGGAGCGAGGGTTCCCAAGCTGGTCGCACCCTTTGCCCGCTACCCACAGAGCAAGCTAGAGGACCGAAACCTGGGACTCCGAGCTCTGGAATCACTAGCTCTGCCTTCCCAACCGTGGGAGAAGGGGCTAGATTTCAGGGGTCTGGCGCATCTTTCTCTCTAG